DNA sequence from the Candidatus Delongbacteria bacterium genome:
ACTTTTCTTATATACATAAAAAGCAATATACAAAGATATCAACACCTTGTCAATATAAAAACACATTTATGGGTCACAACCAATTCGTATTGCAAAACACTTGTATTATTATTTCATTAGATAGATGAATAGATATGTCAAAAAGCTTTAAAAAAAGTGAGTTTTATATCATTTTGTTTATAGTTTTTTTCAACTTGGGTTAAAATTAGTAAACTTTTTACAATAATAAGCCTGGCTGAGTCCATACATATTAGTTGTAAATAAAACTAAAACTTATATGAACTTTTTGTATGCTATTCCTATGCTTTATTAACAGCAATGAAATAATTATTCAATTTTTAGGTACAGTCAAGTTCTACTATGTAGTTATTATCAATAATTGGGGAAAAAATGGGTGAACAGAAGTCCACCCAATCATAAAAATTTATTTAAAATCGATTTCACATTTATAAAGAGGAATAGCCGAAAATTCTGTCAGTTCATTAACATAATTCTCGATATCACCGATCTTGTCATAGAATAACCCAAATGGGAGCTGACCAAAACTTTTTGAAATTTTATCTGCAATCGTAAGCGGTTCTGGATAATAATCAACGGAATAATCTGTAACCCCAGATTGTGAAACTGCATAGTTTATGGCATCATTAAGACTACCAATTTCGTCGATTAAGCCATTACTTAAAGCTTGTTCACCAGTCCAAATTCTTCCACCAGCTATATTTTCCAACTCCTCATCTGAAATATTTCTATTCGCTGTAACTCTTGATCTGAATTCACTATAAGTGTCATTTAATCTTTTATTAAAAACATCCAATGCTCCTTCGTCAAATCCAGTTGTAAAAGAGAAGAATTGGCTCATTTTACCAAGTTGAACCTTTTCAACATTTATCCCAAAATCTTTAACAGTTTTAGAAATTTCAGGTAGTACAGCAACAACACCGATAGATCCAGTTATCGTATATTTATCTGCAAAAATTTTATGTCCCGCAGTAGATATATAATATCCACCAGAAGCTGCAACATCGCCCATTGAGACAATCAAAGGTTTTACAGCTGCAAGTTCTTTCAATGATTGATAAATAAGTTCTGATGATAAAGCAGATCCCCCACCAGAATTTACCCTAAATACAACAGCCTTTACTTTATCATTTTCTTTCAACTTGTCTATTTCAGGTATAAGTTCATCAGGACTGATATATTTATCGCCACCTTTAACGCCTGTAATAATATTCCCTTCAGCATAGAGAACAGCTACGCTATTACTCTTAGTATTTAAAACATTTTCCAGACTTACAACTTCTGTATAGTGTTTTAATGAGATAAACTCTTTTGATCCATATTTATTCAATATTTTTTGTTCTGTAGAGAATCCATCGATTAACCCTTTGTCATAAGCAATAGCTGGGGTAAGCATAGCATAATCACCATTTAGGAAGTTTTGCTCAAAATTATCCAAATCCGATCTTTTCACAGTAATCTGATTTTTCAGAATTTCAAATCTTGCATTAAAAATCTTTTCAATTTCAGATCTTAACTGTGGACTCATTTCAGATTTGCTGTAATTTTCACCATAAGATTTATAATCCCCTGCATGAATGACATGAACATTGACTCCAAACTTTTCTAAAACATCTTTATAGTAGTTAAACTCAGCTGTAAAACCTGATAAACTGAAAAGAGCTGAATTGGAATTTGGCATAAAAATAGAGTCAGAACAAACAGCAGATCTGTAACTTTTAGTTGTTATATAATTTCCATAAGAATAAATATTCTTACCGGATTCTTTGAAACTTTCAAGAACACTATTTAACTCTTCCTGTTGGGCTCCACCCAAAAAGTTCATTCCATCGAGATCAAGATATATTCCATTGATTCTTGAGTCGAATTTAGCCCATTCTATTGCATAAAGCTTTTCTTGAAATCTTACAAGAGGCTTACTTAAATCTGAGATATCTTCTATATCTTCACTTCCTGAATCAAAACTATCAGAAAAACTGATTTTTAAAACACTATTGTCATTAACTGTTGTCGCTTTATCACCGTTAATTAAATATGAAAAAACCAACGAGATGAGAATTAAGAGTATGAAAAACTTAAAACTCAAGATGGCTACAGTTTTAACCATCCATTTCAAAAACTTGATGATCATGATTACTCCATAAAATATTTTAATTTGTAAAACTTACTATACTTGTAAATATTATGATATTCTTCCCGATATCCACCAAAATGTCTAAACGATTCATGAATATTGAAAT
Encoded proteins:
- the sppA gene encoding signal peptide peptidase SppA, whose amino-acid sequence is MIIKFLKWMVKTVAILSFKFFILLILISLVFSYLINGDKATTVNDNSVLKISFSDSFDSGSEDIEDISDLSKPLVRFQEKLYAIEWAKFDSRINGIYLDLDGMNFLGGAQQEELNSVLESFKESGKNIYSYGNYITTKSYRSAVCSDSIFMPNSNSALFSLSGFTAEFNYYKDVLEKFGVNVHVIHAGDYKSYGENYSKSEMSPQLRSEIEKIFNARFEILKNQITVKRSDLDNFEQNFLNGDYAMLTPAIAYDKGLIDGFSTEQKILNKYGSKEFISLKHYTEVVSLENVLNTKSNSVAVLYAEGNIITGVKGGDKYISPDELIPEIDKLKENDKVKAVVFRVNSGGGSALSSELIYQSLKELAAVKPLIVSMGDVAASGGYYISTAGHKIFADKYTITGSIGVVAVLPEISKTVKDFGINVEKVQLGKMSQFFSFTTGFDEGALDVFNKRLNDTYSEFRSRVTANRNISDEELENIAGGRIWTGEQALSNGLIDEIGSLNDAINYAVSQSGVTDYSVDYYPEPLTIADKISKSFGQLPFGLFYDKIGDIENYVNELTEFSAIPLYKCEIDFK